Part of the Bombus huntii isolate Logan2020A chromosome 10, iyBomHunt1.1, whole genome shotgun sequence genome, CGGCTCCACCTAGGCCAAGAACAGAAGCTTTTATAGAATCCAACATTGCCGACCATGAAGATCTTTTCAGCACCCTGCCGGACACCCAGCTCATTCCTAGACTGAAAAGGTTGATTCCATGCTTATCGAACATACGTTGTGATAGATAGataaattgcaaaataaataGATGGATACGACAGATAAGTTGCAGATAATGGACATCCTTTTACTTTTacgttcttttaatttttcaaatgtaAAACCCTGTGTGCCGTTACTTGTTGCACACGCCTCGGGCATATAATATAGGTATAATAACGATTAAAAATCGAAAACTTGATCAAGTTTCGTCGTTCGCTTTACCTCCATACAGGCATCCATATTTTACGCGCGTCTTCGGTTTGCGTGGAGTGTCGATTATTCTCGCAAAGAATTTTGCGAATGCAATTTCCAAAATCCGTATCGGCGACAAGAGCAGCCTCGATGCTTCTCAGAACGTTGTGAGATAATTCGTTCAATTCTTCGTGGCTAGCGTACGATAAAGGTAACCCATCGACGGCATTCCTTCTCAGACGTTTCGCCGTATTCGTCACCGTGGCTATGGTTGTATTCATGTTGGTCTACCCGAGGAACATAtcgaagataaaagaaaattaacgaGCGGTAATAAGAAGTAGCTTGTGGAGAAATCAAACGATTCGGACGTTCTACCGTAGCGTTCattaataattgtataatGAATAATCCAAAAGCTAAAAACGCCAGAGCTGTAAGGGCAATTTCAAAGAAGTCTCTTATCGAAAGTtcatttccttttcctttgTAGTAAGGCTTGTGGTACTCCTCTTCGTGATCGTGATAAATCGGAGCGGTGTAATAGTGTTCCTCGTGTATAGCGGGAAAAGTTTCAGTGTGATGCAAGAAATGATCAGCACCGTGACCGTAAGCGGGACCGTAAGCGGGACCGTAAGCAGGACCATAAAATACGTTGTGTCCCGACGAGGATGAAAGCATATGATCtattaaaaagtaaaagaatatctcGTTTTAAAGGTATTCTTTAAAGGTAGTTATTCTTTAAAGGTAGAATCGTATAAAATGATCTTTACCATTTTCCTCGTTCTGTTCATCGAA contains:
- the LOC126870413 gene encoding uncharacterized protein LOC126870413; the encoded protein is MKSFKEIPSIGLFIWLLAKIYTTSAQRCFDDGNEFCIDENDILSVDLLPGSFLFADQQVSDNRTKGSEDAMVDGSIDNALSEMEYHRKRMNEYLCHGYVAEEIAKIMRAPRAKRRLDVAERNDLYNLMDNDNITIHDKLLADEGSSKYKNWLQRRTTLDDVYRHYVPQKKIKKKHGAHDENFEEFDGEVTGYAMQAPLPSGKVGFFDEQNEENDHMLSSSSGHNVFYGPAYGPAYGPAYGHGADHFLHHTETFPAIHEEHYYTAPIYHDHEEEYHKPYYKGKGNELSIRDFFEIALTALAFLAFGLFIIQLLMNATTNMNTTIATVTNTAKRLRRNAVDGLPLSYASHEELNELSHNVLRSIEAALVADTDFGNCIRKILCENNRHSTQTEDARKIWMPVWSLGMSWVSGRVLKRSSWSAMLDSIKASVLGLGGADCTLLYPDCDLKKERIKRRRRRRK